The window TCCCCGCCACTGGCTCCACGATCACCGCGGCGATCTGATCGGGGAACCGCTCGAAGAGGGCGGCCACGGCCTCCAGATCGTTGTAGGGCGCCACCAGGGTGTCCTGGACCCAGGCGGAGGGGACGCCGGCGCTGGCGGGGAGCCCGAAGGTGGCCAGCCCCGAGCCCGCCCGGGCCAGCAGGAAATCCGCATGCCCGTGGTAGGCCCCCTCGAACTGGATGATCTTCGAGCGGCCGGTCGCCGCCCGGGCCACCCGCAGCGCGCTCATCGTCGCCTCGGTCCCCGAGTTCACAAATCGAATTTTTTCGATGGAAGGGAAGGCCTCCCGGATGCGGAGGGCCAGCGCCAGCTCGGCCTCGGTGGGGGCGCCGAAGCTGGTTCCGCGTCGGATCGCCTCCCGCAGGGCGCGGACCACCGCCGGATGCGCATGGCCCAGGATCAGCGCGCCCCACGAGCCCACGTAGTCGATGTAGCGATTGCCGTCCACATCGTAGAGGTAAGCCCCCTTCCCGCGGGCGATGAAGCGGGGCGTGCCTCCCACCGCCCGGAAAGCCCGCACCGGGCTCGAGACCCCTCCGGGCATCACGGTTTGGGCCAGGGCGAAAAGCTGCTCCGAACGCTCGGCCTGCATCGCCGCCTCCTTATGCCGGGAGATACGGGCACAGGGGATCGCTCTCCAGGGGATCCCCGGTGACGGCGTAAGCCCGGGCCCGGGATCCGCCGCAGATGGCCCGGAAAGGACAGCGCCCGCATTTCCCCTTCAGCGCGTCTGGATCCCGCAGGGCGACGAAGAGGGGATGCTCCCGATAGATGGCCACCGGGTCCTCCCGGCGCACGTTCCCCAGCGGGATGGGCAGGAAGCCCGACGGGTAGATCTCTCCGATGTGGGAGATGAACATGATGCCGTTGCCATCCCGAACCCCAAACCCGCGGCGCGCGGCGGGAGGCAGATGACCGTTCGCCCGCTGCACCAGGACCCGACGGTAGTGATGGGCCTCGGTGGTCTTGATCTCGAAGGGCACCTGGGGGGCCAGGTCGATGAGCCAGTGCATCAGGCGTTCGCTCTCCTCCGGCGAGATCTCGCGGAGGAGCCGGCCGCGGCCGGTGGGGATCAGGAAGAAGAGGCTCCAGCGGCGGGCCCCCAGCTCCTTCACCCGCTCCACCATGGCCGGGAGATCCTCCAGGGTCTCGGCGCACACCAGGGTGTTGATCTGGAGAGGCAACCCGGCCGCTGCCGCCCAGCGGGCCGCCCGCACGGTCTGGGCGAAGCTCCCCGGCACCCCCCGCAGGGCGTCGTGCCGCGTCGCCGTGGACCCATCCAGGCTCAGGGCCAGCATCCAGATCCCTGCGGCCTTCAGCCGGTCGATCACCGCCTCGGTGAGGGCGTAGGTGCCGCTGGGGGTCAGCGCCACCAGAAAGCCCAGGCGCCGGGCCTCCGCGATCAGATCGAAGAGATCCGGGCGCTTCAGAGGATCCCCTCCTGTTAACACGAGGTGGGGCCGGGGATCCCCGAAGGCCGTCAGGCGCTCCAGCAGGGCGAAGCCTTCCTCCGTGGAGAGCTCCCGCGGATCCCGCTGGGGGATGGCCTCCGCCCGGCAATGCCGGCAGGCCAGATCGCACGCGCGGGTCAGCTCCCAGTAGATGAGCAACGGGCGCTCCGCGTAGCGCATGGGGCCCTCCTCATCCGAGCAGGTCCAGGGCCGCCTCCAGCGGCCGGTAGAGCGCGGTGAAGATGGGGGTGTCCCGCAGGGTGTAGCGGCGGGCCTCCGTGCCCCGCAGGGCCTGAACCAGGTCGGAGAACAGGACCAGGTCCTCGGCCTCATAGACCACCACGAACTCCTGGTCCTGGAGGCCGAAGGCGTAAAGCAACCACTGACGGATCGCCGGGTATTGTTTCCCCACCCGGATGTGCTCGTTCATCATCCCCTGGCGGGCGTCCTTGCTCATGAGATACCAGTCCGTCGTCTTGACGAAGGGATACACGATCAGGTAAGGTCGGCGATCCTCCTCAAAGGGGTCGATCTCCTGGGGGGAGCGCCCGGCGGCGTAGATCGAGGGGCGGGTGAAGCCCCACAGGGTCAGGACGGGCTGGACGAGCGTGCGGCAGCTGTGAACGGCCCGGGCGAACCGCTCGAAGAACCGGGTCGGGGTCTCCGTCGCCTCCACAGGCTCCGCGCTCCAGACCAGGAGATCGGCCTCGACGCGGGTGGGGAAGACCTGATACAGGTAGGCCCGGGCCGCGGCCCGGGAGATCTGCTCCCACCAGGCGGCGGCCTGCGCCCGCCGCTGGGCGGCGGGCAGCGCCCAGAAAGCTTCAGTCAAACGGAAGAAGGCGAAGTGCCCGAGCACGGTTTTCTCCATCGCAGGCTCTCCTCCGAGCACGGTGGGGGGTCTTCAACGGCGCAGCCGGCGGGCGGCCTCCTTCGCGAAGTAGGTGATGATCCGGTCGGCCCCTGCCCGTTTGATGGCGATGAGGATCTCCATCATCGCCCGCTCCTCGTCCAGCCAGCCCATCTGCGCCGCCGCCTTCACCATGCTGTATTCCCCGCTCACGTTGTAAGCCGCGAGGGGGTGGTCGAAGCGCTCCCGGGCCCGACGGATCACATCCAGATACGCCAGGGCCGGCTTGACCATGATGATGTCCGCCCCCTGGGCGATATCCCGCTCGATCTCCCGCAGGGCCTCCCGGGCGTTCGGCGGGTCCATCTGGTAGCTCCGCCGGTCGCCGAAACGCGGCGCCGAGTCCGCTGCCTCGCGGAACGGCCCGTAGAAGGCGGAGGCGAACTTCGCGGAGTAGGCCATGATCCCCACGTCGACGAAGCCGGCTTCGTCGAGGGCCTCCCGGATCGCCCGGACCTGGCCGTCCATCATGGCGCTGGGGGCCACCAGATCCGCCCCCGCCGCCGCATGGGCCAGGGCCATGCGGGCCAGCAGGGCCAGCGTGGCGTCGTTATCCACCCGGCCGTCCCGCACGATGCCGCAGTGCCCGTGGTCGGTGTAGGCGCACACGCAGACGTCGGTGATCACCACCAGCTCCGGGGCGATGGCCTTGATGCGCCGGATCGCCTGGGGCACCAGGCCGTTCTCCTCCCAGGCCTCCCGGGCCTCTGGATCCTTTCGTTCCGCCAGCCCGAAGAGCAGCACAGCGCGGATGCCCAGGCGGACGATCTCCTCGACCTCCGCCTCCAGGCGGTCGACGGTGAGACGGAACTGGCCCGGCATCGAGGAGATGGGCTCTCGGACGTTCCGCCCGGGTCGGACGAAGAGGGGATAGATGAAGTCCTCCGGCGTCAGCGAGATCTCCCGGGCCAGCGCCCGCAGCCCCTCCGTCCGGCGCAGCCGTCGCAAGCGATCGATGGGCTCCACCCGGATGGAAGAAAGCACCTGCGCCATCTCTCACCTCCTATGGGGTTCAAGGGATCGCCGGAGGGCCGGCCCTCTTCAGCCCTCCGGGCTCGAAGATGGGTTCCGACCCCAGCTCTCGATCAGGGCCCGGATCAGGCCCTCCTGGGTGTGCTCCCGGGCCACTGCCGCAATCGGGAAGCCCAGGGCCACGGCCTCGGCGGCGGTCACCGGCCCGATGCACACGGCGGGCAGGT is drawn from Thermoflexus hugenholtzii and contains these coding sequences:
- a CDS encoding chlorite dismutase family protein is translated as MEKTVLGHFAFFRLTEAFWALPAAQRRAQAAAWWEQISRAAARAYLYQVFPTRVEADLLVWSAEPVEATETPTRFFERFARAVHSCRTLVQPVLTLWGFTRPSIYAAGRSPQEIDPFEEDRRPYLIVYPFVKTTDWYLMSKDARQGMMNEHIRVGKQYPAIRQWLLYAFGLQDQEFVVVYEAEDLVLFSDLVQALRGTEARRYTLRDTPIFTALYRPLEAALDLLG
- a CDS encoding radical SAM protein, which translates into the protein MRYAERPLLIYWELTRACDLACRHCRAEAIPQRDPRELSTEEGFALLERLTAFGDPRPHLVLTGGDPLKRPDLFDLIAEARRLGFLVALTPSGTYALTEAVIDRLKAAGIWMLALSLDGSTATRHDALRGVPGSFAQTVRAARWAAAAGLPLQINTLVCAETLEDLPAMVERVKELGARRWSLFFLIPTGRGRLLREISPEESERLMHWLIDLAPQVPFEIKTTEAHHYRRVLVQRANGHLPPAARRGFGVRDGNGIMFISHIGEIYPSGFLPIPLGNVRREDPVAIYREHPLFVALRDPDALKGKCGRCPFRAICGGSRARAYAVTGDPLESDPLCPYLPA
- the hemB gene encoding porphobilinogen synthase, with product MAQVLSSIRVEPIDRLRRLRRTEGLRALAREISLTPEDFIYPLFVRPGRNVREPISSMPGQFRLTVDRLEAEVEEIVRLGIRAVLLFGLAERKDPEAREAWEENGLVPQAIRRIKAIAPELVVITDVCVCAYTDHGHCGIVRDGRVDNDATLALLARMALAHAAAGADLVAPSAMMDGQVRAIREALDEAGFVDVGIMAYSAKFASAFYGPFREAADSAPRFGDRRSYQMDPPNAREALREIERDIAQGADIIMVKPALAYLDVIRRARERFDHPLAAYNVSGEYSMVKAAAQMGWLDEERAMMEILIAIKRAGADRIITYFAKEAARRLRR